A region from the Colwellia sp. PAMC 21821 genome encodes:
- a CDS encoding acyl-CoA dehydrogenase, translating to MNHKLTPFNWQDPMFLDSQLTEEERMIRDSAHDYCQAKLLPRVLEANRHEHFDREIMRELGQLGLLGATLPAKYGGSEVNYVSYGLIAREVERVDSGYRSAMSVQSSLVMHPIYAYGTEEQRMKYLPKLASGEWVGCFGLTEPNSGSDPASMTTHAKKVDGGYRLTGNKMWITNSPIADVFVVWAKLDRKIRGFVLEKGMAGLSAPKIEGKFSLRASITGEIVMDNVFVPAENMFPEITGLAGPFGCLNKARYGIAWGSLGAAEFCFNSARNYTLDRQQFGRPLASNQLIQKKLADMQTEISLGLQGCLQMGRLMDADQCPVELISLLKRNNCGKSLDIARVARDMHGGNGISDEFGVIRHMMNLEAVNTYEGTHDVHALILGRAITGYQAFC from the coding sequence ATGAACCATAAATTAACCCCATTTAATTGGCAAGACCCGATGTTTCTTGATAGTCAACTTACCGAAGAAGAACGAATGATCCGTGACTCTGCTCATGATTATTGCCAAGCAAAGTTGCTGCCACGTGTGCTTGAAGCCAACAGACATGAACATTTTGATCGTGAAATTATGCGTGAATTAGGTCAATTAGGTTTATTGGGTGCTACTTTGCCTGCTAAATATGGCGGCAGTGAAGTCAATTATGTCAGTTATGGTTTAATTGCGCGTGAAGTAGAACGTGTAGACAGTGGTTACCGCAGCGCAATGAGTGTGCAATCTTCACTGGTAATGCACCCAATATATGCTTACGGCACTGAAGAACAACGCATGAAGTATTTGCCTAAGCTTGCTTCGGGTGAATGGGTCGGTTGTTTTGGTTTGACTGAGCCTAACTCAGGTAGCGATCCTGCCTCAATGACCACACATGCCAAGAAAGTTGACGGTGGTTATCGTTTAACCGGCAATAAAATGTGGATCACAAATTCTCCTATTGCCGATGTTTTTGTGGTGTGGGCAAAGCTCGATCGTAAAATTCGTGGCTTCGTGTTGGAAAAAGGTATGGCAGGTTTATCTGCCCCCAAAATTGAAGGTAAATTTTCATTACGTGCCTCAATAACGGGCGAAATTGTGATGGATAACGTTTTTGTACCTGCTGAAAATATGTTCCCAGAAATTACCGGCTTAGCAGGACCTTTTGGTTGTTTAAATAAAGCACGCTACGGTATTGCTTGGGGCTCATTAGGCGCGGCAGAGTTTTGCTTTAACTCGGCAAGAAACTACACCTTAGACCGTCAGCAATTCGGACGTCCTTTGGCTTCAAATCAGCTGATTCAAAAGAAACTGGCTGATATGCAAACTGAGATATCTCTTGGTTTACAGGGGTGTTTGCAAATGGGTCGCTTAATGGATGCCGATCAATGTCCGGTTGAATTAATTTCCTTATTAAAGCGTAATAATTGTGGCAAGTCTCTTGATATTGCTCGTGTTGCGCGTGATATGCATGGTGGTAATGGTATTAGTGATGAATTTGGCGTAATTCGCCATATGATGAATCTTGAAGCGGTTAATACCTATGAAGGTACACACGATGTGCACGCGCTAATATTGGGTCGTGCCATTACAGGTTATCAGGCTTTTTGCTAA
- a CDS encoding aminotransferase encodes MSTNNTALNNLDKTHFLHPFTDFKEYKATDTAIYTKAEHIYIYNEAGKELIDGMSGLWCCNLGYSQPKINEAISNQLNSLPFYNSFFQCTTDVTVKMAKALVDISPAQFNHVFFTNSGSEANDTNIRLVHRYYDLLGKPSKKIFISRHGAYHGSTIAAGSLGGFSGMHKQYTGLSYVEHIGQPNWFTEGGDMDKAEFGIKVAQELAAKIDEVGEENVAAFIAEPIQGAGGVIVPPETYWPEISRICKERDILLISDEVICGFGRTGDWFGSQTFGFEPDLMTFAKAVTNGYQPLGGVMVSDKVADVLSADGGEFTHGFTYSGHPAACAAGIATIDILKNDKVIENAAADIMPYFQAQLRTLESHPIVGEVRGMGMVAALEIAKNNSAKERLAPDCAGGAMVKTHAINHGLMVRSVGDAIVTAPPMVCNREEIDLLIARLTIALDYTAKHYGIKT; translated from the coding sequence ATGAGTACCAACAATACAGCATTAAACAACTTAGATAAAACACATTTTTTACATCCTTTTACTGACTTTAAAGAATATAAAGCAACAGATACTGCGATTTATACTAAAGCTGAACATATTTATATTTATAACGAGGCGGGTAAAGAGTTAATTGATGGTATGTCTGGACTTTGGTGTTGTAACTTAGGTTATAGTCAACCCAAAATTAACGAAGCTATTAGTAATCAATTAAATAGCTTACCATTCTATAATAGTTTCTTTCAGTGTACGACCGATGTAACGGTAAAAATGGCGAAAGCATTGGTTGATATTTCTCCTGCGCAATTTAATCATGTTTTTTTCACTAACTCAGGTTCTGAAGCAAACGATACCAACATACGTTTAGTACACCGTTACTATGACTTACTTGGCAAGCCAAGCAAGAAAATTTTCATTAGTCGTCATGGTGCTTATCATGGTTCTACTATTGCTGCCGGTTCGCTAGGTGGCTTTAGTGGCATGCATAAACAATACACCGGTCTAAGCTATGTAGAGCACATTGGTCAACCTAACTGGTTTACTGAAGGCGGCGATATGGATAAAGCTGAGTTCGGTATTAAAGTTGCTCAAGAATTAGCGGCAAAAATTGATGAAGTAGGTGAAGAGAATGTTGCAGCGTTTATCGCTGAACCTATTCAAGGTGCTGGCGGTGTTATTGTGCCACCTGAAACGTACTGGCCAGAAATTTCTCGTATTTGTAAAGAGCGTGATATTTTATTAATCAGTGATGAGGTTATTTGTGGTTTTGGTCGCACCGGCGACTGGTTCGGCTCACAAACTTTTGGTTTTGAACCTGACCTAATGACCTTTGCAAAAGCGGTTACTAATGGTTACCAGCCACTTGGCGGTGTTATGGTTAGCGACAAAGTCGCTGATGTATTATCGGCAGACGGCGGCGAGTTTACTCACGGTTTTACATATTCAGGCCATCCAGCGGCTTGTGCTGCGGGTATCGCCACAATCGATATTCTAAAAAATGATAAAGTGATTGAAAATGCTGCCGCAGATATTATGCCTTACTTTCAAGCACAACTTCGTACCTTAGAAAGTCACCCTATTGTCGGTGAAGTACGTGGCATGGGTATGGTTGCTGCGTTAGAAATTGCTAAAAACAATTCAGCAAAAGAGCGTTTAGCACCTGATTGTGCTGGTGGTGCGATGGTGAAAACTCATGCGATTAATCATGGTTTGATGGTGCGTTCAGTAGGCGACGCAATAGTTACTGCACCGCCTATGGTTTGTAATAGAGAAGAAATTGACCTGTTAATTGCGCGTTTGACTATTGCGTTAGATTACACGGCAAAGCACTACGGCATAAAAACATAG
- a CDS encoding glutamine synthetase family protein, with amino-acid sequence MSLSDAEILNEFLKDHPTIEIFEVILPDINGKLRGKWIERKNIKKVIKGGLKLPLTAIAFDIWGRDPSSWVYQSGDEDGVCITDIRTLSTVPWLTRPTAQILMSLNNFDNTPCAYDVRNILKNIMTRFDKLGLSAMPAFEMEFSLFENEDDELGQPVHSQLSSSGVNAGQTYGLECMQDMSEFMHGVRDAAQAQNLPIDTLITEAAPSQYEINLYHQPDALVAADQALMLQRAIKGVAQQLDLRASFMAKPFADLSGNGMHMHCSLLDKDGNNAFDNGTDEGNELLQHAIAGCLATLEDCMLIFAPHLNSYRRFKEGSHVPMTPTWGYENRTVALRVPAGSHEAMRIEHRVAGADANPYLVATAIIAGMLYGIENKLAAPEPITGNAYTQIKPSLPSTWLESIEHFKQSTFIKEYFGAEFQRVFSTTKEQELEEFTTKITTLEYETYL; translated from the coding sequence ATGTCTTTAAGTGATGCTGAAATTCTGAATGAATTTCTCAAAGACCACCCTACTATTGAAATTTTTGAAGTTATTCTTCCCGATATAAACGGTAAATTAAGAGGTAAATGGATCGAAAGAAAAAATATCAAAAAAGTCATTAAAGGTGGCCTTAAATTACCGTTAACGGCCATTGCTTTTGATATCTGGGGCCGTGATCCTAGTAGTTGGGTTTACCAAAGTGGCGACGAAGACGGTGTTTGTATTACAGACATACGTACCCTTTCAACGGTACCTTGGTTAACTAGACCCACCGCACAAATTTTGATGTCGTTGAATAACTTTGATAACACGCCTTGTGCGTACGATGTCCGAAATATTTTAAAAAATATTATGACACGCTTTGACAAACTTGGTTTATCAGCAATGCCCGCTTTTGAAATGGAGTTTAGTCTATTTGAGAATGAGGATGATGAATTAGGGCAACCCGTTCATAGCCAACTAAGTTCTTCAGGTGTTAATGCAGGTCAAACTTATGGTTTAGAGTGTATGCAAGATATGAGTGAGTTTATGCACGGTGTGCGTGACGCTGCTCAAGCGCAAAATTTACCTATTGATACTTTGATTACTGAAGCGGCGCCTTCACAATATGAAATTAATTTATATCATCAACCTGACGCCCTAGTAGCGGCTGATCAGGCCTTAATGCTTCAGCGCGCAATTAAAGGCGTAGCACAGCAATTAGATTTGCGAGCATCATTCATGGCTAAGCCATTTGCAGACTTATCGGGCAACGGCATGCATATGCATTGTAGTTTACTCGATAAAGACGGTAACAACGCATTTGACAACGGTACAGATGAAGGTAATGAATTACTGCAACATGCTATTGCCGGTTGTTTAGCAACGTTAGAAGATTGTATGTTAATTTTTGCACCGCATTTAAATTCATACCGCCGCTTTAAAGAAGGTTCACATGTGCCTATGACGCCAACTTGGGGTTATGAAAACCGTACGGTAGCGCTAAGAGTACCTGCTGGAAGCCATGAAGCTATGCGCATTGAACATAGAGTGGCTGGCGCAGACGCAAATCCATATTTAGTCGCTACAGCGATTATTGCGGGTATGTTATACGGTATTGAAAATAAACTCGCTGCGCCTGAGCCTATTACAGGAAATGCCTATACTCAGATTAAACCAAGCTTACCTAGCACATGGTTAGAATCTATTGAGCATTTTAAACAGTCAACGTTTATTAAAGAATATTTTGGAGCAGAATTCCAGCGTGTGTTCTCGACGACTAAAGAGCAAGAGCTAGAAGAGTTTACGACTAAAATAACAACACTTGAATACGAAACCTACTTGTAA
- a CDS encoding helix-turn-helix transcriptional regulator → MSYIAKIADITAGWIDDLSDPDFSKKLALGLKQLVESNDVTIILFRHSDLPTLEYFDDPMKGGSHNIDLFVKGAFLIDPFYLMATQKNKRGFFHFKEIMPSGFKQTEYYRTWYCNSGLKDEVGYLISLPNNDFINISLGRTGGLQNFTKKELTLLDDILPLIEKVCQCHWQQTHINDDPTNIRMRMQHALDHFGASILTQREQQVVHLILHGHTTKTVAEELNIVVETVKLHRKHAYAKLDINSQSELFYLFIDSLMSEEKYVDGDPLTNYM, encoded by the coding sequence ATGTCTTATATTGCAAAAATAGCTGATATTACGGCGGGATGGATTGATGATTTATCTGATCCTGACTTTTCGAAAAAACTAGCGTTAGGATTAAAGCAACTTGTTGAAAGTAATGATGTAACAATAATCTTATTTCGGCATTCTGATTTACCAACATTAGAATATTTTGATGACCCCATGAAGGGCGGTAGTCATAATATAGACTTGTTTGTTAAAGGTGCATTTTTAATCGATCCTTTTTATTTAATGGCTACTCAAAAAAATAAACGCGGATTTTTTCATTTTAAAGAAATAATGCCTTCCGGCTTTAAGCAAACAGAATATTACCGTACTTGGTACTGTAACTCTGGATTAAAAGATGAAGTTGGTTACCTTATTTCTTTACCAAATAACGATTTTATCAATATCTCTTTAGGGCGTACTGGCGGACTGCAAAACTTTACAAAAAAAGAATTAACTTTGCTCGATGACATCCTGCCTTTGATAGAAAAAGTTTGCCAATGTCATTGGCAACAGACCCATATTAATGATGATCCGACCAATATCAGAATGAGAATGCAGCATGCATTAGATCACTTCGGTGCTTCGATTTTAACGCAAAGAGAACAGCAAGTAGTGCACTTGATTCTTCATGGCCATACTACAAAAACAGTCGCAGAAGAATTAAATATTGTCGTAGAAACCGTAAAATTACATCGCAAGCATGCTTATGCCAAGCTTGATATTAATTCTCAGTCTGAATTGTTTTACTTATTTATTGACTCATTAATGAGTGAGGAAAAATATGTAGACGGTGATCCGCTAACTAACTACATGTAA
- a CDS encoding TonB-dependent receptor, with protein MNLKPALIAPHLFKLSPLVLALGLNNAVASEIEVIEVQVQKRTQSVQDVPVAVSAFNGDMMDQLRIEDVRGLVDLTPGFNGKTEDSFIDALSIRGIGTNDFGIGGDPSVAIFTDGLWSGRNGGVQMSFYDMERAEVVKGPQGTLFGRNAIAGGINITTNKPISDFEAKIGATVAQFDTQEVTGMVNIPLSDNWYFRAAGNFISKGAWLENAAGGGDLGASEISSTRLSLRYEGNDIDAVFRATYEDREQDPSIYWTEVNGVAQDKVDIDYGKNKGYDRGEILSLQANVEFTLSDEYLLTSITGYKTYDFNYLEDFDAQPVLINNYGQDQTVDYASQELRLNYQGDGAINWFIGASVYQEDIDATFINSYDEDALCTAVSLTDFADFDGPAAGCDDANWETYWEDDINPADILANKAETNINELKNTGWSVYGDITWQATEKLDLTLGGRYTSDTKDMSIEVLDSGGALGNTFVFEWYTDGAVQAKDTWSDFTPRIAAVYELNDNVNLYANAAKGYKSGGYSTFGIDNDGSQEYGGPLAAGSVPLAFEPETTTSYEVGAKMMLLDNSMRLNLAYFTYDYQDLQTIIFESGSQLVKNVGEAKNHGIEADIHWTPTDNWDFRLAGAWMDSEITEEIEEGDGTLGNKLPMAPDLSGSIVTSYYHYLDTGIVTLMAKWVYQSEIYGGPGNYETAKVDSWNELGLRAMFESNDDWSVSLYIDNVTDAEYFERGWENADANNENGFGLLNTYVWPAKPRTVGVSFDMTF; from the coding sequence ATGAATCTGAAACCCGCGCTCATTGCTCCTCATTTATTTAAACTATCGCCATTAGTTCTGGCTTTAGGTTTAAACAATGCAGTAGCAAGCGAAATAGAAGTTATCGAAGTTCAAGTGCAAAAACGTACGCAGTCTGTGCAAGATGTTCCGGTCGCCGTATCAGCCTTTAATGGTGACATGATGGATCAACTCCGTATTGAAGACGTGCGCGGCTTGGTTGATTTAACACCTGGCTTTAACGGTAAAACAGAAGATAGCTTTATTGATGCGCTTTCAATTCGTGGTATAGGTACCAATGACTTTGGTATCGGTGGTGACCCTTCAGTTGCTATTTTCACTGATGGTTTATGGTCAGGTCGTAATGGCGGTGTTCAAATGTCATTTTACGATATGGAACGTGCTGAAGTCGTCAAAGGTCCACAAGGTACTTTATTTGGTCGTAACGCTATCGCGGGTGGTATTAATATTACTACCAACAAACCTATTTCTGACTTTGAAGCAAAAATAGGGGCAACAGTTGCCCAATTTGATACTCAAGAAGTCACCGGTATGGTGAATATACCTTTATCTGACAATTGGTATTTTCGAGCAGCAGGAAACTTTATTTCTAAAGGTGCTTGGTTAGAAAATGCTGCCGGTGGTGGTGATCTTGGTGCTAGTGAAATAAGCTCTACGCGTTTATCACTTCGCTACGAAGGCAACGACATCGATGCAGTTTTTCGGGCAACCTATGAAGACAGAGAACAAGACCCTTCTATATATTGGACTGAGGTAAATGGTGTAGCCCAAGATAAAGTAGATATAGATTACGGTAAAAACAAAGGTTATGACCGTGGTGAAATACTTTCATTACAAGCTAATGTAGAATTCACTTTATCTGATGAGTATTTACTAACCTCAATTACTGGTTACAAGACTTACGATTTTAATTATTTAGAAGATTTTGACGCCCAACCAGTACTTATTAATAACTACGGCCAAGATCAAACAGTTGATTATGCTAGCCAAGAATTAAGATTGAATTATCAAGGTGACGGTGCAATTAATTGGTTCATAGGCGCTAGTGTGTATCAAGAGGATATTGATGCAACTTTTATTAACTCTTACGATGAAGACGCTTTATGTACGGCAGTTTCTCTGACCGATTTTGCCGATTTTGATGGCCCAGCAGCAGGCTGTGATGACGCTAACTGGGAAACTTATTGGGAAGATGATATCAACCCTGCTGACATCTTGGCTAATAAAGCTGAAACCAATATTAATGAATTAAAAAATACAGGTTGGTCAGTTTACGGTGATATTACTTGGCAAGCTACCGAGAAACTCGACTTAACTCTCGGTGGTCGCTACACCAGTGACACTAAAGATATGAGCATTGAAGTGTTAGACTCTGGCGGTGCATTGGGAAATACTTTTGTATTTGAATGGTACACCGATGGCGCAGTTCAGGCGAAAGATACTTGGTCAGACTTTACCCCACGTATTGCTGCAGTTTATGAACTAAATGATAATGTAAACTTGTATGCTAATGCCGCAAAAGGTTACAAATCAGGTGGCTATTCTACATTTGGTATTGATAACGACGGTTCACAAGAATACGGTGGCCCTCTAGCAGCAGGTAGTGTACCACTTGCCTTTGAACCAGAAACTACCACAAGCTATGAAGTTGGTGCTAAAATGATGTTGCTAGACAACTCTATGCGACTTAACCTTGCTTACTTCACCTATGATTACCAAGATTTACAAACCATCATCTTTGAAAGTGGTTCACAACTCGTTAAAAACGTGGGTGAAGCTAAAAACCATGGTATAGAAGCGGATATTCACTGGACACCAACCGATAATTGGGACTTCCGATTAGCCGGTGCATGGATGGATAGCGAAATAACTGAAGAAATTGAAGAAGGCGATGGCACTTTAGGTAACAAATTACCAATGGCGCCTGACCTGAGTGGATCAATCGTGACTTCTTATTATCATTACCTAGATACCGGCATTGTGACCTTAATGGCTAAATGGGTATACCAAAGTGAAATTTATGGTGGCCCGGGTAACTATGAAACGGCTAAAGTTGATAGTTGGAACGAACTTGGTTTACGTGCAATGTTCGAAAGCAACGACGATTGGTCAGTAAGCCTATATATCGATAACGTTACTGATGCAGAATATTTTGAACGCGGTTGGGAAAATGCTGATGCCAATAATGAAAATGGCTTTGGTTTATTAAATACCTACGTATGGCCAGCAAAACCTCGCACCGTTGGTGTTAGCTTTGATATGACCTTTTAA
- a CDS encoding CaiB/BaiF CoA-transferase family protein — protein MTSALGNIKVVDLSRILAGPWASQMLADMGAEVIKVERPKKGDDTRFWGPPFIKEANEEQPPQAAYFHCVNRNKQSIAIDITQQQGQQVIKDLIAQADVLIENYKVGGLSKYGLDYDSVKVINPRLVYCSITGFGQSGPSAHKAGYDAMIQGEGGLMSLTGEPDGMPMKVGVALVDVMTGLYSCNAILAALMARHQTNAGQHIDIALLDVQVATLANQGMNYLTTGKNPQRLGNGHPNIVPYQTFATQDGSIILAIGNDSQFVKFCQVAHCAELAENALFATNAQRVINRDKLIPIIASKLASYTTLWWIEQLESVAVPCGPVNTLEQVFDHPQIKHREMVRQVSNQQGELINTIASPINLSATPLQYNSASPDLGQHSHQVLSSLLNYSEDTISKLFANATVS, from the coding sequence ATGACTAGCGCATTAGGGAACATAAAAGTTGTCGATTTAAGCCGCATTTTAGCGGGGCCTTGGGCTTCGCAAATGTTAGCTGACATGGGCGCAGAAGTGATAAAAGTGGAGCGTCCTAAAAAAGGTGATGACACGCGTTTTTGGGGTCCTCCTTTTATCAAAGAAGCGAATGAAGAACAGCCGCCTCAGGCCGCATATTTTCACTGTGTAAATCGTAATAAACAGTCTATTGCGATAGATATTACTCAGCAGCAAGGTCAACAAGTGATTAAAGATTTAATTGCTCAGGCGGATGTGCTCATTGAAAATTATAAAGTCGGTGGACTAAGCAAATATGGCCTAGATTATGATAGCGTAAAAGTGATTAATCCCCGCTTAGTATATTGCTCTATTACTGGCTTTGGACAAAGTGGCCCCAGCGCGCATAAAGCCGGTTACGATGCCATGATACAAGGCGAAGGTGGCTTGATGAGTTTAACGGGTGAGCCCGATGGAATGCCGATGAAAGTCGGTGTTGCGCTGGTTGATGTTATGACAGGCTTGTACAGTTGTAATGCTATTTTGGCTGCACTCATGGCACGTCATCAAACAAATGCAGGTCAACATATCGATATTGCCCTGTTAGATGTGCAAGTAGCTACCTTAGCTAACCAAGGGATGAACTATTTAACAACAGGTAAAAATCCACAAAGACTGGGTAACGGACACCCGAACATTGTGCCTTATCAAACTTTTGCGACGCAAGATGGCAGCATTATTCTAGCCATTGGCAATGACAGTCAATTTGTTAAATTTTGTCAGGTTGCTCATTGTGCGGAACTTGCTGAAAACGCATTATTTGCCACAAATGCTCAACGCGTTATTAACCGAGATAAACTCATTCCAATTATCGCGAGTAAACTTGCTTCATATACAACGCTTTGGTGGATTGAACAACTTGAGTCAGTCGCAGTACCTTGTGGCCCAGTTAATACCTTAGAGCAGGTTTTTGACCACCCGCAAATTAAGCACCGCGAAATGGTTAGGCAAGTGAGCAATCAACAAGGTGAGCTTATTAACACCATAGCATCACCTATAAACCTCTCGGCGACACCATTACAATACAACAGTGCTTCACCTGATTTGGGGCAACACAGTCATCAAGTGTTATCTTCCCTACTTAACTACAGTGAAGATACTATTAGTAAACTCTTTGCCAACGCCACGGTCAGTTAA
- a CDS encoding gamma-glutamyl-gamma-aminobutyrate hydrolase family protein — protein MNFKKPVIGIVCDVIKYGLNGFHGVGEKYINAIAHGANAIPILIPAQPASEDLESLSMFFDADFFEQLDGVFFPGSPSNVEPHHYGTETSKTPESHDKQRDGSSLPLIKLAIEKGIPLLAVCRGMQELNVAMGGELHQCLFHHEEFIEHRENKNGTRDEQYAPAHDVTLAPDGVLANILGATTHKVNSLHGQGIKTLGNGLKVEATAPDGLVEAISGNDKRNFVVGVQWHPEWKYQQDKLSNSLFSAFGEAINQRFKEKNNTSM, from the coding sequence GTGAACTTTAAAAAACCCGTGATTGGTATAGTCTGTGATGTAATAAAGTATGGCCTTAATGGTTTTCATGGCGTAGGCGAAAAATATATTAATGCCATTGCCCACGGAGCGAATGCAATTCCTATTCTAATTCCTGCGCAACCTGCATCTGAAGATTTAGAGTCTTTAAGTATGTTTTTTGATGCTGACTTTTTCGAACAACTTGACGGCGTATTCTTTCCTGGTAGCCCCTCAAACGTAGAGCCTCATCATTATGGTACGGAAACATCAAAAACCCCCGAAAGCCATGATAAGCAAAGAGATGGTTCTAGCTTGCCTTTAATTAAACTTGCGATTGAAAAAGGTATTCCTTTGCTGGCAGTATGTCGTGGTATGCAAGAGCTAAATGTTGCTATGGGAGGAGAGCTTCATCAGTGCTTGTTCCATCATGAAGAATTTATTGAACATCGAGAAAATAAAAATGGCACACGCGATGAACAATATGCACCAGCACATGACGTGACTTTAGCCCCTGATGGTGTCTTAGCTAATATCTTGGGTGCAACAACCCATAAAGTGAACTCACTGCATGGACAAGGTATAAAAACATTAGGGAATGGTTTAAAGGTTGAGGCTACTGCCCCTGATGGTTTAGTTGAAGCCATCAGCGGTAATGACAAGCGTAATTTTGTTGTAGGTGTGCAATGGCACCCTGAATGGAAATATCAACAAGACAAGCTATCAAACAGTTTATTTTCCGCATTTGGCGAGGCGATAAACCAAAGATTCAAAGAAAAAAATAATACATCAATGTGA
- a CDS encoding APC family permease, whose protein sequence is MTKKILGKKDLVLFTVSAILLLDTLASAASVGVSSIFWWLFLGVVFFIPFALISAEMSCSYPAQGGIYAWVKTAYGSRWAARASWSYWINTAVWIPAISILFAGIFKQMFFPDLSLYGQIGIGLLLTWITVIVNIVSLDVGKLIPDTGAIFKIVIFIVIIVGAFNYVDEHGMANEFTMAALKPDWQASFQYIPAIIYGMLGFELVSASSEEMKDPARDMPKAVLISALIIIVLYVLGTVAMLAAIPAQDINLVEGLMDTLYLLFGQSPAGQTFAMALGVMALFTFFSNGVTWALGCNRAAAEAAKTGELPAIFGLMSKKSGTPLGASIMMGLVSTGTIVLYGVLAGSNEDLFWSLFAFSAVIFMLPYIGMLLAFVKARVEHPNHSRPYKIPGGLLFARLAAYSCIAVLSFAIVLFIYSPEEGMQWSVFIGVAVTLFIGELAINSAEKTKAEAQGNLGLIND, encoded by the coding sequence ATGACAAAAAAAATATTGGGGAAAAAAGATCTGGTGCTTTTTACCGTATCTGCCATTCTGCTTTTAGATACTTTAGCTTCAGCCGCATCAGTTGGGGTATCTAGCATATTTTGGTGGTTATTTCTTGGCGTTGTGTTTTTTATTCCTTTCGCACTAATTAGTGCTGAAATGTCATGTTCATACCCCGCACAAGGTGGCATATACGCATGGGTTAAAACTGCTTATGGTAGTCGTTGGGCAGCTCGAGCTTCCTGGAGTTACTGGATTAACACTGCAGTGTGGATCCCGGCTATTTCTATTTTATTTGCCGGTATATTTAAGCAAATGTTTTTTCCTGACTTAAGTCTTTATGGCCAAATAGGTATTGGACTTTTACTTACTTGGATTACGGTCATTGTCAATATTGTTAGTTTAGATGTTGGGAAACTGATACCTGATACCGGTGCTATTTTTAAAATTGTTATCTTTATTGTTATTATTGTTGGTGCCTTTAACTACGTCGATGAACATGGCATGGCTAATGAATTTACCATGGCAGCACTTAAACCTGATTGGCAAGCCAGTTTTCAATATATTCCTGCTATTATTTACGGCATGTTAGGCTTTGAATTAGTCAGCGCTAGTAGTGAAGAAATGAAAGACCCCGCGCGCGATATGCCAAAAGCCGTACTCATTTCTGCGCTTATTATTATTGTACTTTATGTATTAGGAACTGTTGCAATGTTAGCCGCCATTCCTGCTCAAGACATTAATCTTGTTGAAGGGTTAATGGACACCTTATATCTTCTATTTGGCCAATCGCCTGCTGGACAAACCTTTGCGATGGCACTGGGTGTTATGGCATTGTTTACCTTTTTCTCTAATGGTGTAACTTGGGCATTAGGGTGTAATCGTGCTGCTGCAGAAGCCGCTAAAACCGGTGAACTACCGGCTATTTTCGGCTTAATGAGTAAAAAATCTGGCACCCCTTTAGGCGCGAGTATTATGATGGGATTAGTCAGTACAGGTACCATCGTGCTTTACGGTGTGCTAGCCGGTTCGAATGAAGATTTGTTTTGGTCGTTATTTGCTTTTAGCGCGGTTATTTTTATGCTGCCTTATATCGGTATGCTACTCGCATTTGTGAAAGCCCGTGTAGAACATCCGAATCATTCGCGCCCATATAAAATACCTGGTGGATTATTATTTGCACGGTTAGCTGCTTATTCGTGTATAGCCGTCTTAAGTTTTGCGATTGTGTTATTTATTTATTCTCCTGAAGAAGGTATGCAATGGTCAGTGTTTATTGGTGTTGCGGTTACTCTCTTTATTGGTGAATTAGCGATTAATTCGGCTGAAAAGACAAAGGCTGAAGCACAAGGGAATTTGGGATTGATTAACGATTAA